GCGATTCCTGGAACACCGCAAATACAAAACTTAATTCCGATCAATTACTTTAAAACGACGGCAGGTGCAGCGCCGATTATGGGAATTGTAGCCGCACTCATTATGCTGGGCGGTGGCTATTGGTATTTAAGTTGGCGGGAGAGTAAAACGAGACTCGCTGGAGAAGTGTTCACCGAACCGGAAGATGAAAATGTTCTGAATCCTGATGGGCATGTGCCTTCATTTATTTTGTCTTTATTGCCATTGCTTATTGTTCTGGTTACATTGAATTTGTTTAAATGGGACATTGTTGCAGCTCTGCTATCAGGTATTCTATTAATTATCCTACTCAACTTAAGTAAAATGAACATGTTTATCAAAGCACTTAATGGAGGAGCGATTGGTTCAGTTACCGCAATCATAAATACAAGTGCGGCAGTTGGGTTCGGGACGGTTGTAAAAGTAGTCCCTGGCTTTGAAAAACTGACGGAGCTATTAATGGGCATCAAAGGAAATCCTATAATTTCAGAAGCTGTGGCCGTTAACATTCTCGCAGGGGCAACAGGTTCAGCATCTGGGGGAATGGGAATTGCCCTAGAAGCGCTAGGCTCCAAGTATTATGAGATTGCCTTAGAAACAGGAATGAGTCCAGAGGCATTTCACCGAGTTGCATCCCTTGCTTCAGGAGGATTGGATACGCTTCCACATAATGGCGCAGTGTTAACACTGCTGACGATTACAGGGATGAGTCATAAGGAAAGTTATAAAGACATTTTTGTCGTAGCGGTCCTCATTCCAGTAATTGCGCTTATTGCAGCAATTTTACTGGCCATTGTTGGACTTGTATGATTCTATTATTCTAGTTTGTTACGATTCTTTCAGTAGTATCATCATTTCCAAATGAACCTAAAAAAGCAAATCCCCCCTTGCATTCAATAGACAGAATAGTTAGAGTGGAGAGTATGTTTGTAGGGGGGATGGTATGGGGAGATTCGCATTGCGTCAAAGCCTCAATCTTAAAACAGTTAGCGCTGGGGTCGTTGCAGCGATTTTTGGTTGTACAGGACCCGCCCTCATTATTATCGGAGGTGCGACTAGTAACGGCTTGTCTTATTCCGAAACAATCAGTTGGATATTCGCTGTTTATTTTTTTAGCGGGTTACTGGGTATTTTTTTATCAATAAAATATCGTCAGCCTATCGCAGGAGCGCATTCGATTGCGGGAGCAGTATTAGTCGTGGGGTCTTTATCTTTTTTTACAATCAATGAGGCAGTAGGCGCTTATTTAGTTGCTCATTTATTGATTATACTATTAGGCACATCAGGTTTAATTGATAAAGTGATGAACTGGTTGCCCGTCCCGATTGTCATGGGTATGATCGTTGGGGTGATGATCCGTTTTGCGACGGACATGATTACGTCGATAACGATTTCGCCGCTTTTAGCAGGCGGGGCAATTATTGCATTTTTACTCTCAATGCGGACTAAAA
This window of the Sporosarcina pasteurii genome carries:
- a CDS encoding GntP family permease; its protein translation is MLGIILGLIVLMVLAYLGWSIIWVAPIAAGVVALTGGLDLLDAYKDTYMGGFVDFAKAWFPVFLLGAIFGKLMEDTGMARSVAVSITKLLGTKRAILGVVLSAAVLTYGGVSLFVVVFAVYPLALSLFREANITRRLIPPTIALGAFTFTMTAIPGTPQIQNLIPINYFKTTAGAAPIMGIVAALIMLGGGYWYLSWRESKTRLAGEVFTEPEDENVLNPDGHVPSFILSLLPLLIVLVTLNLFKWDIVAALLSGILLIILLNLSKMNMFIKALNGGAIGSVTAIINTSAAVGFGTVVKVVPGFEKLTELLMGIKGNPIISEAVAVNILAGATGSASGGMGIALEALGSKYYEIALETGMSPEAFHRVASLASGGLDTLPHNGAVLTLLTITGMSHKESYKDIFVVAVLIPVIALIAAILLAIVGLV